From a single Solanum dulcamara chromosome 4, daSolDulc1.2, whole genome shotgun sequence genomic region:
- the LOC129886738 gene encoding flowering locus K homology domain-like, whose amino-acid sequence MAHSQQIEPSINPNPNPSPPGAPSAVNSRPSDEDTNRSATAKRPREEYAAATTDESGLSGDDVPPLKKRVKVSQDVVYRIVVPSRQIGKVIGKAGHRIQKIREETKATIKVADAIARHEERVIIISSKDNDDMFSDAENALHQIVSLILKDDDGNLDAQKVGAGHVAANTVRFLIAGSQAGGLIGMSGQNIETLRNSSGATITVLAQHQLPLCASAHESDRVVQLAGDIPAVLRAVVEIGCQLRDNPPKQVISISPTYNLGYSRPPHPHVDPSSAEYVNLTMLVPESLAGGLIGRCGSNISRIRAESGATIKVHGGKGEQKQRQVHLGGSAQQVALAKQRVDEYVYSQLMLQAGGEQLQDTMQLQQSMQLQQSMHLQQQIPNTSATLLPGYNHGHGLYMNSNQEAQMMSSYPQAYSSTTPQAPAYYGQSYPATQM is encoded by the exons ATGGCTCATTCTCAGCAAATTGAACCCTCCATAAACCCTAACCCTAATCCTTCTCCTCCGGGAGCTCCATCCGCCGTGAATTCTAGACCGTCCGATGAAGACACCAATCGTTCCGCCACCGCCAAACGTCCACGGGAGGAATACGCCGCCGCCACCACGGACGAGTCTGGTTTGTCGGGGGATGATGTGCCTCCATTGAAGAAGCGGGTAAAGGTTTCCCAAGATGTAGTGTACCGTATAGTTGTACCGTCAAGACAGATCGGGAAAGTTATTGGTAAAGCAGGGCATCGTATACAGAAGATTCGTGAAGAAACTAAAGCTACCATCAAAGTTGCTGATGCTATCGCC CGTCATGAAGAGCGAGTAATTATCATTAGCTCCAAAGACAATGATGATATGTTTAGTGATGCGGAGAATGCCCTTCATCAAATTGTGTCACTTATTTTGAAG GATGATGATGGCAACCTTGACGCACAGAAAGTTGGTGCtggacatgtggcagcaaacACAGTAAGGTTCTTGATTGCTGGTTCTCAAGCAGGTGGTTTGATAGGAATGTCTGGTCAAAATATTGAAACTTTGAGGAATTCTTCTGGAGCTACTATCACAGTTCTTGCTCAACATCAGTTGCCTTTGTGTGCATCTGCTCATGAGTCAGATCGTGTAGTACAG CTTGCAGGAGACATCCCTGCGGTCTTGAGAGCTGTGGTAGAAATTGGCTGTCAATTGAG GGATAACCCTCCTAAACAAGTAATTTCGATCAGCCCGACATACAATCTTGGTTATTCTCGCCCACCTCATCCACATGTGGATCCATCTTCAG CTGAATATGTAAATCTGACTATGTTAGTTCCCGAATCATTAGCTGGTGGGTTGATTGGAAGGTGTGGCTCCAATATTTCAAGGATCCGTGCAGAGTCTGGAGCGACAATTAAG GTACATGGTGGGAAAGGTGAGCAGAAACAAAGACAAGTCCATCTTGGTGGTAGTGCACAACAG GTTGCCCTTGCAAAGCAAAGAGTTGATGAATATGTCTATTCCCAGTTGATGTTACAAGCTGGTGGTGAGCAGCTCCAGGATACAATGCAGCTCCAGCAGTCAATGCAGCTGCAACAGTCAATGCATCTGCAACAACAAAT ACCCAACACATCTGCTACACTGTTGCCAGGATATAATCATGGTCATGGACTTTATATGAACAG TAACCAAGAAGCTCAAATGATGTCATCATACCCACAAGCATACTCATCAACCACCCCTCAAGCTCCTGCTTACTATGGTCAGTCTTATCCAGCTACACAAATGTAG